From Microbacterium sp. LWH11-1.2, one genomic window encodes:
- a CDS encoding MerR family transcriptional regulator encodes MRISEAASISGTSPRSLRYYEDQGLIVPGRTEGGYRDYCAGTVDRVLTIRSLLDSGLPVRLIRRVLQETQGQHVTDEELLRDVQRYRDRLSTRIAALREQEDALDAYLDELESRVDGG; translated from the coding sequence ATGAGGATCTCCGAGGCCGCGTCGATCAGCGGCACCAGCCCGCGATCGCTGCGGTACTACGAGGACCAGGGCCTGATCGTGCCCGGTCGCACGGAGGGCGGATACCGCGACTACTGTGCAGGGACCGTGGATCGCGTGCTCACGATCCGCTCTTTGCTCGACTCCGGCCTGCCCGTGCGGCTCATCCGACGGGTGCTGCAGGAGACGCAGGGGCAGCACGTCACCGACGAGGAGCTGCTGCGCGACGTGCAGCGCTATCGCGATCGCCTCTCCACGCGCATCGCCGCGCTTCGGGAGCAGGAGGACGCTCTCGATGCCTACCTCGACGAGTTGGAGAGCCGGGTCGACGGGGGTTGA
- a CDS encoding HAD family hydrolase produces the protein MITVFDLDGVLSRADTMATLIIARLRTRPWLALPVGVLAAVAAPATAEGELRPRCNRAIVHLALRGMSEDEYRRLARRTARRLASRPDNTTAEIVDAARAASAAGTCLVTTATERFLAERFLAEIGVSGAEVHASEFVFSHAGPSFRSHNVGRRKALAYRAAHPTGRLGRFFTDSASDLPLAELAQDVVLVGPSRRSVTAFEYAGIRFRRLG, from the coding sequence GTGATCACGGTCTTCGACCTGGACGGGGTGCTCAGTCGCGCCGACACGATGGCCACGCTGATCATCGCCCGGCTGCGCACCCGGCCGTGGTTGGCTCTCCCGGTGGGCGTCCTCGCTGCGGTCGCGGCGCCGGCGACCGCGGAGGGGGAACTGCGGCCGCGGTGCAATCGGGCGATCGTGCACCTCGCGCTGCGAGGGATGTCGGAAGACGAGTACCGACGGCTGGCTCGGCGCACGGCCCGGCGGCTCGCGTCCCGACCGGACAACACCACGGCCGAGATCGTGGACGCCGCACGTGCGGCGAGCGCCGCAGGTACGTGCCTGGTGACGACGGCCACCGAGAGGTTCCTCGCCGAGCGGTTCCTGGCGGAGATCGGCGTGTCCGGCGCGGAGGTGCACGCGTCGGAGTTCGTGTTCTCGCACGCCGGGCCGAGCTTCCGGTCGCACAACGTCGGACGACGGAAGGCTCTCGCTTACCGGGCCGCGCACCCGACCGGACGCTTGGGACGCTTCTTCACCGACTCGGCGAGCGATCTGCCGCTGGCTGAGCTCGCGCAGGACGTCGTTCTCGTCGGGCCATCGCGACGTTCGGTGACGGCGTTCGAGTATGCC
- a CDS encoding dihydrofolate reductase family protein codes for MRELVYYVAVTLDGYIAGPNGEFDAFLVEGDHMDAINDRFADTIPTDAAAALGIRQERTEFDTVLMGWNTYAVGGVPSPYRHLRQIVFSRTHTADGENLEVTSEDPRAVVERLKNEEGGAIWLCGGGALAATLADEIDRLVLKRQPLFFGDGIPLFGERPYRPERFDLVESSAFRTGVVVSELVRRREG; via the coding sequence ATGCGAGAACTCGTGTACTACGTCGCCGTCACGCTCGACGGCTACATCGCCGGTCCGAACGGCGAGTTCGATGCCTTCCTGGTCGAGGGAGACCACATGGATGCCATCAACGATCGCTTCGCCGACACGATCCCGACCGACGCGGCCGCCGCACTCGGCATCCGTCAGGAGCGCACCGAGTTCGACACGGTGCTGATGGGCTGGAACACCTATGCCGTCGGCGGAGTGCCCAGCCCCTACCGCCACCTCCGGCAGATCGTGTTCAGTCGCACGCACACAGCAGACGGCGAGAACCTCGAGGTGACGTCCGAGGATCCGCGCGCCGTGGTCGAGCGGCTCAAGAACGAGGAGGGTGGAGCGATCTGGCTGTGCGGCGGTGGGGCCCTGGCCGCGACGCTCGCCGACGAGATCGATCGGCTCGTGCTCAAGCGGCAGCCGCTGTTCTTCGGCGACGGCATCCCGCTGTTCGGCGAACGGCCGTACCGTCCGGAGCGGTTCGACCTCGTGGAGAGCTCCGCGTTTCGGACGGGAGTCGTCGTGTCGGAACTCGTCCGCCGGCGCGAAGGATGA
- a CDS encoding FGGY family carbohydrate kinase: MTTVLAIDQGTSGTKAVVVDEAGEVLALSEVSVRPTYLPGGGVEHDPQAVLDSVLRAGRIAANQAKADIDIVTLANQGETVLAWDPDTGLPLSNMIVWQDRRSESVCAELRDHADDIATRTGLVLDPYFSAPKQAWLRRNVTREGVVTTSDTWLLHQLTGEFVTDASTASRSLVMDLDTATWDAGLLDLFGLGDERMPAILACDDIAGSTTAFGGTAAVGGLIVDQQAALVAQNCLRPGEAKCTFGTGAFLLANTGRTAVRSSANLSSSVAWRQGGQNTYCLDGQVYTAASAVQWLEKLTFIDTAADLDRVAADDAHGVLCVPALAGLAAPWWRPDATATFTGMTLSTGSEHLVRAVLEGIAAQVAELARAMASDLGQPLQRLRVDGGLTQSRVLMQAVADLMRIPVDVYPSQHATPLGAAALARCAMNPELALDDAIVAWSPSHTFEPQWTDARASEFSDRWRSVADSLV; encoded by the coding sequence ATGACCACCGTTCTGGCGATCGATCAGGGCACATCCGGCACCAAGGCCGTCGTCGTCGATGAGGCCGGCGAGGTGCTCGCCCTCAGCGAGGTGTCGGTGCGCCCGACCTATCTGCCCGGCGGCGGCGTCGAGCACGACCCGCAGGCGGTCCTCGACTCGGTGCTGCGCGCCGGACGGATCGCCGCCAACCAGGCGAAGGCCGACATCGACATCGTCACGCTCGCGAACCAGGGCGAGACGGTGCTGGCCTGGGATCCCGACACCGGCCTGCCGCTGTCGAACATGATCGTGTGGCAGGACCGGCGATCCGAGTCGGTGTGCGCGGAGCTGCGCGACCACGCCGACGACATCGCCACGCGCACGGGGCTCGTCCTCGACCCGTACTTCAGCGCTCCGAAGCAGGCCTGGCTCCGGCGCAACGTCACCCGCGAAGGCGTCGTCACGACCTCCGACACCTGGCTGCTGCATCAGCTCACGGGCGAGTTCGTGACGGATGCCTCGACCGCCAGCCGCTCGCTGGTGATGGACCTCGACACCGCGACGTGGGACGCCGGACTGCTCGACCTCTTCGGTCTCGGCGACGAGCGGATGCCGGCGATCCTCGCCTGCGACGACATCGCCGGGTCCACCACCGCCTTCGGCGGCACCGCCGCGGTCGGCGGACTCATCGTGGACCAGCAGGCCGCGCTCGTCGCACAGAACTGCCTGCGGCCGGGCGAGGCGAAGTGCACCTTCGGAACCGGCGCCTTCCTGCTCGCGAACACGGGTCGCACCGCGGTCCGGTCCTCGGCGAACCTGTCGTCGTCGGTCGCGTGGCGGCAGGGCGGACAGAACACCTACTGCCTCGACGGACAGGTCTACACCGCGGCATCCGCTGTGCAGTGGCTCGAGAAGCTGACGTTCATCGACACCGCGGCCGACCTCGACCGCGTCGCCGCCGACGACGCCCATGGCGTGCTGTGCGTGCCGGCGCTCGCCGGACTCGCGGCTCCCTGGTGGCGGCCGGATGCCACGGCGACCTTCACCGGCATGACCCTGTCGACCGGCAGCGAGCACCTCGTGCGCGCGGTCCTGGAGGGGATCGCCGCGCAGGTCGCCGAGCTCGCTCGAGCCATGGCATCCGATCTCGGTCAGCCGCTGCAGCGTCTGCGGGTCGACGGGGGCCTCACGCAGAGCCGTGTGCTCATGCAGGCCGTCGCCGACCTGATGCGCATTCCCGTGGACGTGTATCCCTCGCAGCACGCGACGCCGCTCGGTGCGGCCGCCCTCGCGCGCTGCGCGATGAACCCGGAGCTCGCGCTCGACGACGCGATCGTCGCGTGGTCGCCGTCGCACACCTTCGAGCCGCAGTGGACGGATGCCCGTGCTTCCGAGTTCTCCGATCGCTGGCGGTCCGTCGCCGATTCCCTCGTCTGA
- a CDS encoding DUF6069 family protein yields MTASPTAERVASRPRLRTAVILITAVIVAVAVNAAIAAVAIAAGAPSTYGPLTLPAYALFTTLGVAAGWAGWVLVHRRARDPRRTLRVLVPVLTVLSFVPDVLLLAFGFIPGTTTPAVIALMLMHLVVVAVAVPASALAMRMPARTV; encoded by the coding sequence ATGACCGCATCACCCACCGCCGAGCGCGTCGCATCGCGACCTCGGCTCCGTACCGCCGTCATCCTCATCACCGCCGTGATCGTCGCTGTCGCCGTGAACGCGGCCATCGCCGCCGTCGCGATCGCTGCGGGCGCACCATCGACCTACGGCCCACTCACCCTTCCCGCCTACGCCCTCTTCACGACTCTCGGTGTCGCCGCCGGGTGGGCGGGATGGGTGCTCGTCCACCGCCGCGCCCGCGACCCCCGACGCACGCTCCGAGTCCTGGTGCCGGTCCTGACGGTGCTGTCGTTCGTGCCCGACGTGCTGCTCCTCGCCTTCGGGTTCATCCCCGGCACGACCACGCCCGCCGTGATCGCCCTGATGCTGATGCATCTGGTCGTCGTCGCCGTAGCAGTGCCGGCCTCTGCGCTCGCGATGCGGATGCCGGCGCGCACCGTCTGA
- a CDS encoding amino acid permease → MEPTASSTPASGESTTRMKRELGLYASFAVAFGFVSIATGIFTTYGAVLGSSGPRGIWAWPIAVVGQTMVALIFGALAARIPISGYAYQWVSRLANPILGWLTGWVSFAFLVIVVVAVDYTIAATILPELFGYSPTPANCWVITAVVMLLQAILVAISTKVTNRVNEVAVTVQIIGMIGITVLLFAVGAALGRLDFTQLFATAPVAEAGYWDFGGLTDAGPFPLAFLLGAFTIVGFESAANLAEETKNPERVIPRAMVQAVIALGVLGMLFLIAVTALAGDTTELAKSATPVATVITSVLGPVVGKALLVLVVISIFSCGLVITLSGTRLIWAMSRDERFPAWQLLRRVHRSRHTPVAATLGYLVITQAILALFSGTADALFILFSAATLLPAIIYAGTVLLYIVKRKSLPASKGFTLGRWEVPVLILASVWLVYELLIFRDVSFEQPRLYVGIMLVIGIAYLVYLLVTRGRKGLTMPDMADVDRAFDEDTATPTA, encoded by the coding sequence ATGGAACCCACCGCATCATCCACCCCGGCATCCGGTGAGAGTACGACCCGCATGAAGCGGGAGCTGGGCCTCTACGCATCGTTCGCCGTGGCCTTCGGCTTCGTGTCGATCGCGACCGGCATCTTCACCACCTACGGTGCGGTGCTGGGCAGCAGCGGGCCGCGGGGGATCTGGGCCTGGCCCATCGCCGTCGTCGGCCAGACCATGGTCGCGCTCATCTTCGGCGCCCTCGCCGCGCGCATCCCGATCAGCGGCTATGCCTACCAGTGGGTGTCGCGCCTCGCGAATCCGATCCTCGGATGGCTGACCGGATGGGTGTCGTTCGCGTTCCTCGTGATCGTCGTGGTGGCGGTGGACTACACCATCGCGGCAACGATCCTCCCCGAGCTCTTCGGCTACAGCCCGACACCGGCGAACTGCTGGGTGATCACCGCCGTCGTCATGCTCCTCCAGGCCATCCTCGTCGCGATCAGCACCAAGGTCACCAACCGGGTGAACGAGGTCGCGGTCACGGTGCAGATCATCGGGATGATCGGCATCACGGTGCTGCTCTTCGCCGTCGGCGCCGCGCTCGGCCGCCTCGACTTCACGCAGCTCTTCGCCACCGCACCGGTCGCCGAGGCCGGCTACTGGGACTTCGGCGGTCTCACCGACGCAGGACCCTTCCCCCTCGCCTTCCTGCTCGGGGCCTTCACGATCGTGGGGTTCGAATCGGCCGCCAACCTCGCCGAGGAGACGAAGAACCCCGAGCGTGTCATCCCGCGCGCCATGGTGCAGGCGGTCATCGCGCTCGGAGTGCTCGGGATGCTGTTCCTGATCGCGGTGACCGCTCTCGCGGGGGACACGACCGAGCTCGCGAAGTCCGCCACACCGGTCGCGACCGTCATCACCTCCGTGCTCGGACCCGTCGTCGGCAAGGCTCTGCTGGTGCTCGTGGTGATCTCGATCTTCTCCTGCGGACTCGTGATCACCCTCAGCGGCACCCGCCTGATCTGGGCGATGTCGCGGGACGAGCGCTTCCCCGCCTGGCAGCTCCTGCGGCGCGTGCACCGCAGCCGGCACACGCCGGTCGCGGCGACGCTCGGCTACCTCGTCATCACGCAGGCGATCCTGGCGCTCTTCAGCGGCACGGCCGACGCGCTCTTCATCCTGTTCTCCGCGGCGACGCTCCTGCCGGCGATCATCTACGCGGGCACCGTGCTGCTGTACATCGTGAAGAGGAAGTCGCTCCCGGCCAGCAAGGGCTTCACCCTGGGTCGCTGGGAGGTCCCGGTGCTGATCCTCGCCAGCGTCTGGCTGGTCTACGAGCTCCTCATCTTCCGGGACGTGTCCTTCGAGCAGCCGCGACTGTACGTCGGGATCATGCTCGTCATCGGCATCGCCTACCTCGTCTATCTGCTCGTCACGCGCGGCCGGAAGGGGCTGACCATGCCCGACATGGCCGACGTCGACCGCGCCTTCGATGAAGACACAGCCACCCCGACCGCGTAA
- a CDS encoding zinc-binding dehydrogenase: MRDTHTDMRALVQQTLDGPEDLILLRVPRPRPAPGEYLIRVGAAGVNFADVSQTRGIYGGGPQAPYRAGFEAVGEIVEIGPRVADPLPLGTRIIGSGPGAFAEYAAVTAAESIRVPAGWSDAQTLGMILNWATAAAALRTVGGLERGETVLIHAAAGGVGQAAVRLARHHGARVVASAASAKHDVLRTLGADVILDSRRPDLGETVLHAVGPVDLVLESVGQATLGVSLAVAKPFTGRVVIFGSASGPALVSTQELIFEHHAQLRGLHIGALAAAARAAYRDLLTELDDLIAQGVYTPGSPQMHALDEGPAVLARLEAGSTIGKHGLDPWR; the protein is encoded by the coding sequence ATGCGCGACACTCACACCGACATGCGTGCCCTCGTTCAGCAGACACTCGACGGTCCCGAGGACCTGATCCTCCTGCGGGTGCCCCGACCCCGACCCGCGCCGGGTGAGTATCTGATCCGGGTCGGCGCCGCGGGCGTGAACTTCGCCGACGTCTCGCAGACCCGTGGGATCTACGGCGGCGGTCCGCAGGCGCCGTATCGCGCGGGCTTCGAGGCGGTGGGGGAGATCGTCGAGATCGGCCCTCGCGTCGCGGACCCGCTGCCTCTCGGCACGCGCATCATCGGGAGCGGGCCGGGTGCTTTCGCCGAGTACGCGGCGGTGACGGCGGCGGAATCGATCAGGGTGCCCGCGGGCTGGAGCGACGCGCAGACCCTCGGCATGATCCTCAACTGGGCGACCGCGGCCGCCGCGTTGCGCACCGTGGGCGGTCTCGAACGGGGAGAGACGGTCCTCATCCACGCTGCGGCGGGTGGCGTCGGTCAGGCCGCGGTCCGTCTCGCCCGCCACCACGGTGCGCGCGTCGTGGCATCCGCGGCATCCGCGAAGCACGATGTGCTCCGAACGCTGGGAGCCGACGTGATCCTCGACAGCCGACGGCCCGATCTCGGGGAGACGGTGCTCCACGCGGTCGGACCCGTCGACCTCGTGCTCGAATCCGTCGGACAGGCGACTCTCGGCGTCAGCCTGGCGGTCGCGAAGCCCTTCACCGGACGAGTGGTGATCTTCGGCTCCGCCTCGGGCCCCGCCCTTGTGTCGACGCAGGAGCTGATCTTCGAGCATCACGCACAGCTGCGCGGCCTGCACATCGGCGCGCTGGCAGCCGCAGCGCGCGCCGCGTACCGCGATCTGCTCACGGAGCTCGACGATCTCATCGCGCAGGGCGTCTACACCCCCGGCTCCCCGCAGATGCACGCGCTCGACGAGGGCCCCGCGGTGCTCGCCCGACTCGAAGCCGGGTCGACGATCGGCAAGCACGGCCTCGATCCCTGGCGCTGA
- a CDS encoding FAD-dependent oxidoreductase — protein MSSHSPSRPVAIIGGGIVGSALLYTLAHRGVDAVLLESESALALGASGTNSGVLHTGFDSTPGQLETALILRAARIRPAVLDALGVPVLHTGAELVPHSAEDHETVRALAENAAANGVEVEVRGSDGALLVPGESVSDPVAFALALAASAVAAGARIELEARVTAISPIADGLALETADGRRLEVAAAINAAGLYADEVARLVGDDSFEIYPRKGEFFVFELPDGQTLDRIILPVPTKRTKGVLVFPTLDGKVVAGPTAVDLDDKDDWSVRPEARDEILAKAVQQYPALDGLEPVASYAGLRPAGRGSNYVIGRSEKNDRLINVAAIRSTGLTASLGIADHVAEMLPELGIEVRELRPSTVAATPASDGPWWLRTARHHRTPTL, from the coding sequence ATGTCGTCGCACTCTCCGTCCCGCCCCGTCGCCATCATCGGCGGAGGAATCGTGGGATCGGCCCTGCTGTACACGCTCGCGCACCGGGGGGTCGACGCCGTGCTCCTCGAGTCCGAATCCGCCCTCGCGCTCGGGGCGAGCGGCACCAACTCCGGCGTCCTGCACACCGGATTCGACTCGACTCCCGGGCAGCTCGAGACCGCGCTGATCCTGCGCGCGGCCCGCATCCGCCCGGCGGTGCTCGATGCTCTCGGGGTTCCGGTGCTCCACACCGGCGCTGAGCTCGTGCCGCACTCCGCCGAGGACCACGAGACCGTGCGCGCCCTCGCAGAGAACGCCGCTGCGAACGGCGTGGAGGTCGAGGTGCGCGGGTCCGACGGCGCGCTGCTCGTGCCGGGCGAGTCGGTCAGCGATCCCGTGGCGTTCGCGCTCGCGCTCGCCGCGTCCGCCGTCGCAGCGGGCGCGCGGATCGAGCTCGAGGCGCGCGTGACGGCGATCTCTCCGATCGCCGACGGCCTGGCGCTGGAGACCGCGGACGGCAGACGCCTCGAGGTCGCCGCCGCGATCAACGCCGCCGGCCTGTATGCCGACGAGGTCGCGCGACTGGTGGGCGATGACTCGTTCGAGATCTATCCCCGCAAGGGCGAGTTCTTCGTGTTCGAGCTGCCCGACGGGCAGACGCTCGACCGCATCATCCTGCCCGTGCCGACCAAGCGCACCAAGGGGGTGCTCGTCTTCCCGACCCTCGACGGCAAGGTCGTGGCCGGACCCACGGCCGTGGACCTCGACGACAAGGACGACTGGTCGGTGCGGCCGGAGGCGCGCGACGAGATCCTCGCGAAGGCCGTGCAGCAGTATCCCGCACTCGACGGCCTCGAGCCCGTCGCCAGCTACGCGGGCCTGCGTCCGGCGGGACGGGGCAGCAACTACGTGATCGGCCGGTCGGAGAAGAACGACCGGCTCATCAACGTCGCAGCGATCCGGTCGACGGGTCTCACGGCCTCCCTGGGCATCGCCGACCACGTGGCGGAGATGCTTCCCGAGCTCGGCATCGAGGTCCGCGAACTGCGTCCGTCCACGGTTGCGGCGACACCGGCATCCGACGGCCCGTGGTGGCTCCGCACCGCGCGCCACCACCGCACCCCCACCCTCTGA
- a CDS encoding TetR/AcrR family transcriptional regulator, with protein MDSGEESRASGRPRDPEVERGILLATQDLLVESGYAGTTIAGVAQRAQCGKSAIYRRWSSKVDLVVAAVRALHITTETPDTGTLRGDLIAAAMHFARSDERSGHVLASLLSEIGRDPELRDVAYRTIGEPPVAALVAVIERWIERGTVPADVPVALVAGIVPTAAFGSVMLRQRSLEAEAVAELVDFVLLPALRVPAARAVEE; from the coding sequence ATGGACAGTGGCGAAGAGTCGAGGGCATCGGGTCGTCCGCGCGATCCCGAAGTCGAGCGCGGGATCCTCCTCGCCACGCAGGATCTGCTGGTCGAGAGCGGATATGCGGGAACGACGATCGCCGGCGTCGCTCAGCGGGCCCAGTGCGGCAAGTCGGCGATCTACCGACGGTGGAGCTCGAAGGTCGATCTCGTCGTGGCCGCCGTGCGCGCCCTGCACATCACGACCGAGACCCCCGACACCGGAACCCTGCGCGGGGATCTGATCGCCGCCGCGATGCACTTCGCCCGATCGGACGAGCGCTCGGGACACGTGCTCGCGAGCCTGCTGAGCGAGATCGGACGCGACCCGGAGCTGCGTGACGTGGCATACCGGACCATCGGCGAGCCTCCGGTGGCCGCACTGGTCGCCGTGATCGAGCGGTGGATCGAGCGCGGCACGGTTCCCGCCGACGTGCCGGTGGCGCTCGTCGCCGGCATCGTGCCCACCGCGGCCTTCGGCAGCGTGATGCTCCGTCAGCGCTCCCTCGAGGCCGAAGCGGTCGCGGAGCTCGTCGACTTCGTGCTGCTCCCCGCGCTCCGCGTGCCGGCCGCACGGGCGGTCGAGGAATGA
- a CDS encoding ester cyclase, with protein sequence MALDPVAYQPYQDPDDFIREVTDLIWVDRSISFIRENYEPDSIVHGGFGTATTREEVLEGTLMRIAESPDRVSQTEDIVWEPRGDDAFLSSHLVVVGDLLSPRVSRTIANCLYRRGRMVEEWVVRDTLAEALQDGLDPDEVARDHAFRGYVASWTDPAPVDPISAGDSGVRPDEHRADVETVLEMIGTVWNDRDLRAVERFFHRDLTLLTVGNRHIIRPEGYRRALLALLESFPAGTFEVRDVQAHHDIRYAGTRVAVTWKLVGDYTGVPNYGPLTGKPVDLLGISQFTLHQGAIVKEVRLWDDVALRTQIASMRGDEPVGPSNIY encoded by the coding sequence GTGGCCCTCGACCCCGTCGCGTACCAGCCCTACCAAGACCCCGACGACTTCATCCGCGAGGTGACCGACCTCATCTGGGTCGACCGTTCGATCAGCTTCATCCGTGAGAACTACGAGCCCGACTCGATCGTGCACGGCGGGTTCGGCACGGCGACGACGCGCGAGGAGGTGCTCGAGGGCACGCTCATGCGCATCGCCGAGTCGCCGGACCGGGTCAGCCAGACCGAGGACATCGTCTGGGAGCCCCGCGGGGACGATGCCTTCCTCAGCTCGCACCTGGTGGTCGTCGGCGACCTGCTCTCGCCGCGCGTGAGCCGCACGATCGCCAACTGCCTCTACCGCCGCGGTCGCATGGTCGAGGAGTGGGTCGTGCGCGACACCCTCGCCGAAGCGCTGCAGGACGGACTCGACCCCGACGAGGTCGCGAGGGATCACGCGTTCCGGGGGTACGTGGCGAGCTGGACCGACCCCGCGCCGGTCGATCCGATCTCTGCGGGCGACTCCGGTGTGCGACCCGACGAGCACCGTGCCGACGTCGAGACCGTGCTCGAGATGATCGGGACCGTGTGGAACGACCGCGACCTTCGTGCCGTCGAGCGGTTCTTCCACCGGGACCTGACTCTCCTCACCGTGGGGAACCGGCACATCATCCGTCCGGAGGGATATCGCCGCGCCCTGCTCGCACTGCTCGAGTCCTTCCCCGCGGGGACGTTCGAGGTGCGCGACGTGCAGGCGCATCACGACATCCGCTACGCCGGCACGCGCGTCGCCGTGACATGGAAGTTGGTCGGCGACTACACCGGCGTGCCGAACTACGGGCCTCTCACGGGAAAGCCCGTCGACCTGCTCGGCATCTCGCAGTTCACCCTGCATCAGGGCGCCATCGTGAAGGAGGTGCGGCTGTGGGACGACGTCGCGCTCCGCACGCAGATCGCGAGCATGCGCGGCGACGAGCCGGTGGGGCCGTCCAACATCTACTGA
- a CDS encoding GntR family transcriptional regulator, with amino-acid sequence MSTDPDSSPSARGGEPAYLRIATALRARIESGEFAPGSPLPPERDLCVELGVSRMTLRRALGVLEQDGRVHRDATRGTFVSAPRVQLRLGSFSQEVARAGRNPGAELFWAEERPADAEVATGLGVAPGHRVYALQRLRRSDDEPLAVETTYYRADLVPGLLEGDLSGSLWEEIRRRFDLRLARTSAELEVVVLDAETSAHLGARQAAGGLQLTRRTFIDSGECVEYAVDVYRSDRVSLLIERAVEDE; translated from the coding sequence GTGAGCACGGACCCGGACTCCTCCCCCTCGGCGAGAGGCGGCGAGCCGGCGTACCTGCGCATCGCGACCGCACTGCGCGCGCGCATCGAATCGGGCGAGTTCGCTCCGGGCTCTCCCCTTCCACCCGAGCGCGACCTCTGCGTCGAGCTCGGCGTCAGTCGCATGACCCTGCGGCGCGCACTCGGCGTGCTCGAGCAGGACGGCCGGGTGCACCGCGACGCGACCCGCGGCACGTTCGTCTCCGCCCCGCGTGTGCAGCTCCGCCTCGGGTCGTTCTCGCAGGAGGTCGCCCGCGCGGGGCGGAACCCCGGAGCCGAGCTCTTCTGGGCCGAGGAGCGACCGGCCGACGCCGAGGTCGCCACCGGCCTCGGTGTCGCGCCCGGGCATCGGGTATACGCGCTGCAGCGCCTGCGGCGCTCCGATGACGAGCCGCTCGCCGTCGAGACGACCTACTACCGCGCCGACCTGGTTCCCGGCCTGCTGGAGGGAGACCTCAGCGGGTCGCTGTGGGAGGAGATCCGTCGCCGGTTCGATCTCCGGCTCGCCCGGACGTCAGCCGAGCTCGAGGTCGTGGTCCTGGATGCCGAGACGAGCGCGCACCTCGGAGCCCGTCAGGCGGCCGGAGGTTTGCAGCTCACCCGCCGCACGTTCATCGACTCGGGCGAGTGCGTCGAGTACGCCGTCGACGTCTACCGCTCCGACCGCGTCTCCCTGCTCATCGAGCGGGCCGTGGAGGACGAGTGA